A single window of Nicotiana sylvestris chromosome 5, ASM39365v2, whole genome shotgun sequence DNA harbors:
- the LOC104247348 gene encoding pollen receptor-like kinase 3 isoform X1, translating to MAAVLFPHLLSLIFFLLFLSHPPPCFSIGDDEALVEFKELLTNTSALDSSWKKGTNPCDNNKKWVGVQCEKNVVQGLILGGFGLSGDIDVDPLVRLQGLRVLNLANNSFSGFIPEFFMLGALKSLFIDGNQFTGEIPGNFFSKMSSLRKVWLSRNKFSGKIPDSLASLKYLLELRLDNNELSGTIPSLSQGTLISINLSINKLQGEIPQGLSRFGSDPFQGNPELCGQQLGRECKAAASGEKSEGSSIKWIIIGLVVVLLLVAIFFKTKRKEDHFEKLEKENLDESVSVNIPISNKRSMSLRNSMRSSRRGRSRSGSDMGDLVVVNEERGIFGLPDLMKASAEVLGNGGLGSAYKAVLGNGLSLVVKRLREINKLNKETFDTEIRKLAMLRHRNLLQPLAYHYRKEEKLVVSEYIPKGSLLYLLHGDRGIAHAQLNWPTRLKIIHGVANGMKFLHSEFASYDVPHGNLKSSNILLTANNEPLLTDYAFYPLINNSQAVQSLFAYKSPEAILNQQISPKSDVYCLGIIILEILTGKFPSQYLSNQKCGTDVVQWVQSAVEEKRVSELIDPQIATAKDSLEKMETLLYIGAVCTDSDHDKRIDMKEAIRRIEEIES from the exons ATGGCCGCTGTCCTCTTCCCCCACCTTCTATCCTTAATCTTTTTCCTCCTTTTTCTATCACATCCACCTCCTTGTTTTTCCATTGGAGATGATGAGGCCCTGGTTGAATTTAAAGAATTGTTAACAAATACCTCAGCTCTTGATTCCTCATGGAAAAAAGGAACAAATCCTTGTGACAATAACAAGAAATGGGTTGGTGTTCAATGTGAAAAAAATGTTGTCCAAGGCCTAATTCTTGGTGGATTTGGGCTTTCAGGGGATATTGATGTCGATCCATTGGTTAGGCTTCAAGGCCTTAGAGTTCTCAATCTTGCAAACAACTCTTTCTCAGGGTTCATTCCTGAATTTTTTATGCTTGGTGCCCTTAAGTCTCTATTCATTGATGGGAATCAGTTTACAGGGGAAATCCCTGGaaatttcttctccaaaatgtCATCTCTCAGGAAAGTCTGGCTTTCGCGAAACAAGTTTTCAGGGAAAATTCCTGATTCTTTAGCTAGTTTGAAATATCTTTTGGAACTTCGCCTGGACAATAATGAATTATCAGGGACAATTCCATCTTTGTCACAGGGGACTCTGATATCTATCAATCTGTCAATTAATAAATTACAAGGCGAAATCCCACAAGGTTTGTCAAGATTTGGTTCAGACCCCTTTCAAGGAAATCCAGAGCTATGTGGACAACAATTAGGGAGAGAATGCAAGGCTGCAGCCTCAGGGGAAAAATCTGAAGGTTCCAGCATAAAATGGATAATTATTGGCTTAGTGGTTGTTTTGTTATTGGTGGCTATATTTTTTAAGACAAAGCGCAAGGAAGATCACTTCGAAAAGCTTGAAAAAGAGAATCTTGATGAATCTGTGAGCGTGAATATTCCAATCTCAAACAAGAGAAGCATGAGCTTGCGCAACTCCATGCGGTCATCAAGGAGAGGACGCTCACGAAGTGGCAGCGATATGGGTGATCTTGTGGTGGTAAATGAAGAAAGAGGCATATTTGGATTGCCTGATTTGATGAAGGCATCAGCTGAAGTCCTCGGGAATGGAGGATTAGGATCAGCTTATAAGGCAGTACTGGGAAATGGTTTGTCACTCGTCGTGAAGAGGTTGAGGGAGATAAATAAATTGAATAAGGAAACCTTTGATACAGAGATCAGAAAGCTTGCCATGTTAAGGCACAGGAATTTATTGCAACCATTGGCATATCATTACAGGAAAGAGGAGAAGCTGGTGGTGTCTGAGTACATTCCAAAaggcagcctgttgtatttgttACATG GTGATCGCGGCATAGCACATGCTCAGTTAAATTGGCCTACTCGCCTGAAAATCATCCATGGAGTTGCCAATGGAATGAAATTTCTTCATTCTGAGTTTGCATCATATGATGTACCTCATGGGAACCTTAAGTCTAGCAACATTCTTCTTACTGCAAATAATGAACCACTTCTCACAGATTATGCTTTTTACCCACTAATCAACAATTCACAAGCTGTCCAATCCCTTTTTGCTTATAAATCACCTGAAGCCATACTAAACCAACAAATCTCTCCAAAAAGTGATGTCTATTGTCTTGGAATCATAATTCTTGAAATCCTTACAGGGAAATTCCCGTCACAGTATCTCAGCAACCAAAAGTGTGGAACCGATGTTGTGCAATGGGTGCAGTCAGCCGTTGAAGAGAAGAGAGTATCAGAACTGATTGATCCACAGATAGCAACAGCAAAAGATTCTCTTGAAAAGATGGAGACGCTCCTTTATATAGGAGCTGTGTGCACTGATAGCGACCATGATAAGAGAATTGACATGAAGGAAGCGATAAGGAGGATAGAAGAGATAGAAAGTTAA
- the LOC104247348 gene encoding pollen receptor-like kinase 3 isoform X2, with amino-acid sequence MAAVLFPHLLSLIFFLLFLSHPPPCFSIGDDEALVEFKELLTNTSALDSSWKKGTNPCDNNKKWVGVQCEKNVVQGLILGGFGLSGDIDVDPLVRLQGLRVLNLANNSFSGFIPEFFMLGALKSLFIDGNQFTGEIPGNFFSKMSSLRKVWLSRNKFSGKIPDSLASLKYLLELRLDNNELSGTIPSLSQGTLISINLSINKLQGEIPQGLSRFGSDPFQGNPELCGQQLGRECKAAASGEKSEGSSIKWIIIGLVVVLLLVAIFFKTKRKEDHFEKLEKENLDESVSVNIPISNKRSMSLRNSMRSSRRGRSRSGSDMGDLVVVNEERGIFGLPDLMKASAEVLGNGGLGSAYKAVLGNGLSLVVKRLREINKLNKETFDTEIRKLAMLRHRNLLQPLAYHYRKEEKLVVSEYIPKGSLLYLLHGKFPSQYLSNQKCGTDVVQWVQSAVEEKRVSELIDPQIATAKDSLEKMETLLYIGAVCTDSDHDKRIDMKEAIRRIEEIES; translated from the exons ATGGCCGCTGTCCTCTTCCCCCACCTTCTATCCTTAATCTTTTTCCTCCTTTTTCTATCACATCCACCTCCTTGTTTTTCCATTGGAGATGATGAGGCCCTGGTTGAATTTAAAGAATTGTTAACAAATACCTCAGCTCTTGATTCCTCATGGAAAAAAGGAACAAATCCTTGTGACAATAACAAGAAATGGGTTGGTGTTCAATGTGAAAAAAATGTTGTCCAAGGCCTAATTCTTGGTGGATTTGGGCTTTCAGGGGATATTGATGTCGATCCATTGGTTAGGCTTCAAGGCCTTAGAGTTCTCAATCTTGCAAACAACTCTTTCTCAGGGTTCATTCCTGAATTTTTTATGCTTGGTGCCCTTAAGTCTCTATTCATTGATGGGAATCAGTTTACAGGGGAAATCCCTGGaaatttcttctccaaaatgtCATCTCTCAGGAAAGTCTGGCTTTCGCGAAACAAGTTTTCAGGGAAAATTCCTGATTCTTTAGCTAGTTTGAAATATCTTTTGGAACTTCGCCTGGACAATAATGAATTATCAGGGACAATTCCATCTTTGTCACAGGGGACTCTGATATCTATCAATCTGTCAATTAATAAATTACAAGGCGAAATCCCACAAGGTTTGTCAAGATTTGGTTCAGACCCCTTTCAAGGAAATCCAGAGCTATGTGGACAACAATTAGGGAGAGAATGCAAGGCTGCAGCCTCAGGGGAAAAATCTGAAGGTTCCAGCATAAAATGGATAATTATTGGCTTAGTGGTTGTTTTGTTATTGGTGGCTATATTTTTTAAGACAAAGCGCAAGGAAGATCACTTCGAAAAGCTTGAAAAAGAGAATCTTGATGAATCTGTGAGCGTGAATATTCCAATCTCAAACAAGAGAAGCATGAGCTTGCGCAACTCCATGCGGTCATCAAGGAGAGGACGCTCACGAAGTGGCAGCGATATGGGTGATCTTGTGGTGGTAAATGAAGAAAGAGGCATATTTGGATTGCCTGATTTGATGAAGGCATCAGCTGAAGTCCTCGGGAATGGAGGATTAGGATCAGCTTATAAGGCAGTACTGGGAAATGGTTTGTCACTCGTCGTGAAGAGGTTGAGGGAGATAAATAAATTGAATAAGGAAACCTTTGATACAGAGATCAGAAAGCTTGCCATGTTAAGGCACAGGAATTTATTGCAACCATTGGCATATCATTACAGGAAAGAGGAGAAGCTGGTGGTGTCTGAGTACATTCCAAAaggcagcctgttgtatttgttACATG GGAAATTCCCGTCACAGTATCTCAGCAACCAAAAGTGTGGAACCGATGTTGTGCAATGGGTGCAGTCAGCCGTTGAAGAGAAGAGAGTATCAGAACTGATTGATCCACAGATAGCAACAGCAAAAGATTCTCTTGAAAAGATGGAGACGCTCCTTTATATAGGAGCTGTGTGCACTGATAGCGACCATGATAAGAGAATTGACATGAAGGAAGCGATAAGGAGGATAGAAGAGATAGAAAGTTAA